In Rhodanobacter denitrificans, a single window of DNA contains:
- a CDS encoding TonB-dependent receptor yields MNSCRMSQAPRAPFVRFRQRPLAASCAAVLLGLALSAPASAQQVPPQPAPQPTDSQAAPASPNAKVADKKNKKSENTVSNLDAVIVTGIRASIENSLKAKRNSDNIIEAISAEDIGKLPDASIAESLSRVPGLATQRLNGRANMISIRGLDPGFAGTTLNGREQATIGENRGVEYDQYPSELISGVAIYKTPDASLIGQGLSGTVDLHTIKPLDLPGPAFAVNLRGEHTTNGKLNPGSGVGDMGHRASISYINQFFDHTLGLAVGFAHLDSPIQEKQYQAWWWSMNNGPGSAEDNWGAPHTPGMPDGVISQEGMQLRAQSLNQKRSGLMAVLEWAPGDHYHSTLDLYHSIFGEKKFTNGAQWSSNPWDNVSYSNVGVTPAQPYPIVTSGTISGIAPILQNQYTKEHDKLFSAGWNNQYDFDNGWTATADLSYSSAKKKLHDAYLFTGLAGGAFTSVDFRTPAGNGYPYFSPAVNLADPSKVVFTDPDGYGYNGRQEFDTQKDTIKAVRLEVSHPLGWIFSSMNLGVNYSDRTKTKQADVQFAWLNGNGSTRDTYDNHFSAPVNPAFLWAPTSLGYGGIPGILSYDVLGALANQFYLTERNGQGDWSRNYTVEEKVPVAYAKFNIETTLGSVPLTGNVGVQFVRTDQSSTALQTNGDTLVGSINDGTKYNNVLPSLNLVAHLTDRQYLRFGFAKTMARGRIDDEKVATSAGLSKVQNGPAAGQVLWSGSGGNPKLKPYVAVGTDLSYEFYFGKSSYFAAAVFNKNLLNYIYNQTVLDHDFKNYINNDPTLTATSDKGSFTMPLNGTGGKMQGLELSGALEGGLLAQALDGFGVQANFSLTNSNIPKNSISSIPGGPSTLPGLSRKVANLALYYEKYGWSVRVAERYRSSFTGEAVALFDQLGYTKILANRQTDLQLGYAFSEGSLNGLSLLLQVSNLSNTADKSVQISGLPNGVQVTRPLEYDTWGRTVMLGVNYKL; encoded by the coding sequence ATGAATTCTTGCCGCATGTCGCAGGCGCCGCGTGCGCCGTTCGTCCGTTTCCGTCAGCGGCCGTTGGCCGCCTCCTGCGCCGCCGTGCTGCTCGGCCTGGCACTGAGCGCTCCGGCCTCGGCCCAGCAGGTGCCGCCGCAGCCGGCGCCGCAGCCGACCGACAGCCAGGCCGCACCGGCCAGTCCCAACGCCAAGGTCGCCGACAAGAAGAACAAGAAATCCGAGAACACGGTCAGCAACCTCGACGCGGTCATCGTTACCGGCATCCGCGCCAGCATCGAGAACTCGCTGAAGGCCAAGCGGAACTCGGACAACATCATCGAGGCGATCTCCGCCGAGGACATCGGCAAGCTGCCGGACGCCAGCATCGCCGAAAGCCTGTCGCGCGTGCCGGGCCTGGCCACGCAGCGCCTGAACGGCCGCGCCAACATGATCTCGATCCGCGGCCTGGACCCCGGTTTTGCCGGCACCACGCTGAACGGGCGCGAGCAGGCGACCATCGGCGAAAACCGCGGCGTCGAGTACGACCAGTACCCGTCCGAGCTGATCAGCGGCGTGGCGATCTACAAGACGCCCGATGCCAGCCTGATCGGCCAGGGCCTGTCCGGCACCGTCGACCTGCACACGATCAAGCCGCTGGACCTGCCCGGTCCCGCCTTCGCGGTCAACCTGCGCGGCGAGCACACCACCAACGGCAAGCTCAACCCGGGCAGCGGCGTCGGCGACATGGGCCACCGCGCCAGCATCTCCTACATCAACCAGTTCTTCGACCACACCCTGGGCCTGGCGGTGGGCTTCGCCCACCTCGACTCGCCGATCCAGGAAAAGCAGTACCAGGCCTGGTGGTGGAGCATGAACAACGGCCCAGGCAGCGCCGAGGACAACTGGGGCGCGCCGCACACGCCCGGCATGCCCGACGGCGTGATCTCGCAGGAAGGCATGCAGCTGCGCGCGCAGTCGCTGAACCAGAAACGCAGCGGCCTGATGGCCGTGCTGGAGTGGGCGCCGGGCGACCACTACCACTCCACCCTGGACCTGTACCACTCCATCTTCGGCGAGAAGAAGTTCACCAACGGCGCGCAGTGGTCGAGCAACCCGTGGGACAACGTCAGCTACTCTAACGTCGGCGTCACGCCGGCGCAGCCCTACCCGATCGTCACCTCCGGCACCATCAGCGGCATCGCGCCGATCCTGCAGAACCAGTACACCAAGGAACACGACAAGCTGTTCTCCGCCGGCTGGAACAACCAGTACGACTTCGACAACGGCTGGACCGCCACCGCCGACCTGTCGTACTCCAGCGCGAAGAAGAAGCTGCACGACGCCTACCTGTTCACCGGCCTGGCCGGCGGCGCGTTCACCAGCGTCGACTTCCGCACCCCGGCCGGCAACGGCTACCCGTACTTCTCGCCGGCGGTGAACCTGGCCGACCCGTCCAAGGTGGTGTTCACCGACCCGGATGGCTACGGCTACAACGGCCGCCAGGAGTTCGATACCCAGAAGGACACCATCAAGGCGGTGCGGCTGGAAGTGAGCCACCCGCTGGGCTGGATCTTCAGCAGCATGAACCTGGGCGTGAACTACTCCGACCGCACCAAGACCAAGCAGGCCGACGTGCAGTTCGCCTGGTTGAACGGCAACGGCTCCACCAGGGACACCTACGACAACCACTTCAGCGCGCCGGTGAACCCGGCCTTCCTGTGGGCGCCGACCTCGCTCGGCTACGGCGGCATTCCCGGCATACTCAGCTACGACGTGCTGGGCGCGCTGGCGAACCAGTTCTACCTGACCGAGCGCAACGGCCAGGGCGACTGGAGCCGCAACTACACGGTGGAAGAGAAGGTCCCGGTGGCCTACGCCAAGTTCAACATCGAGACCACGCTGGGCAGCGTGCCGCTGACCGGCAACGTGGGCGTGCAGTTCGTGCGCACCGACCAGTCCTCCACCGCGCTGCAGACCAATGGCGACACGCTGGTCGGCAGCATCAACGACGGCACGAAGTACAACAACGTGCTGCCCAGCCTGAACCTGGTGGCGCACCTTACCGACCGCCAGTACCTGCGCTTCGGCTTCGCCAAGACCATGGCGCGCGGGCGCATCGACGACGAGAAGGTCGCCACCTCGGCCGGCCTGTCGAAGGTGCAGAACGGCCCGGCCGCCGGCCAGGTGCTGTGGTCCGGCAGCGGCGGCAACCCGAAGCTGAAGCCGTACGTGGCGGTGGGCACCGACCTCTCCTACGAGTTCTACTTTGGCAAGTCCAGCTACTTCGCCGCGGCGGTGTTCAACAAGAACCTGCTGAACTACATCTACAACCAGACGGTACTGGACCACGATTTCAAGAACTACATCAACAACGACCCCACGCTGACGGCGACCAGCGACAAGGGCTCGTTCACCATGCCGCTGAACGGCACCGGCGGCAAGATGCAGGGCCTGGAGTTGTCCGGTGCGCTGGAAGGCGGCCTGCTGGCGCAGGCGCTGGACGGCTTCGGCGTGCAGGCCAACTTCTCGCTGACCAACAGCAACATTCCGAAGAATTCGATCTCGTCGATCCCCGGCGGTCCCTCGACCTTGCCCGGCCTGTCGCGCAAGGTCGCCAACCTGGCGCTGTACTATGAGAAGTACGGCTGGTCGGTGCGCGTGGCCGAACGCTACCGCTCGTCCTTCACCGGCGAGGCGGTGGCGCTGTTCGACCAGCTCGGCTACACCAAGATCCTGGCCAACCGGCAGACCGACCTGCAGCTCGGCTATGCGTTCTCCGAGGGCAGCCTGAACGGCCTGTCGCTGCTGCTTCAGGTCAGCAACCTCAGCAACACGGCGGACAAGAGCGTGCAGATCTCCGGCCTGCCCAATGGCGTGCAGGTAACACGCCCGCTGGAGTACGACACCTGGGGCCGCACGGTGATGCTCGGAGTGAACTACAAGCTGTAG
- the fusA gene encoding elongation factor G, protein MARKKPLSLYRNIGIIAHIDAGKTTTTERILYYTGRKHQIVDVHDTKDGKGSTTTDYMEQERKRGITIQSAAVTAEWKGHQINVIDTPGHVDFTIEVNRSLRVLDGAVVVFDGVAGVEPQTETNWRLADQYKVPRICYVNKMDRIGANFAHCVKGIRERLGANALLCQIPLGSSDEFVGMADLVAGVGYLWASDDKDSVWESVPLEQLKARLTFGASADTAWIADLPKLRQDLLETALALDDDAFERLLNTGEFDPAVLKRCIRQGTVTGALVPVLCGSSYKNKGVQQLLDAVVDYLPYPGENGGIAMVDEDGHVVGEQAVTDDAPARALAFKVINDQFGTLTFCRIYSGVIRKGDTLLNVTRGRKERMGRIVEVQADDTREIDEVRAGDICAFVSMKDTETGDSLADPAHPALLERMRFPEPVISVSVEPKNRNDVDKLSSALYKMVKADPSLKLEVDQETGETVLKGMGELHLEVTIDRMRTELGVEANMGKPRVSFREAFGKTVEHTYTHKKQTGGSGQFAEVTMIFEPGEPGSGVVFSDEVVGGRVPREYIPAVEHSVKAEAQEGQVAGYEVVDFKARLIDGKYHDVDSSALAFEIAARQCFREAQKLSKPKLLEPIMHLEVVMEADYLGDVIGDINRRRGSVSDQGHKGSSAFVQGFVPLAEMFGYINFLRSATRGRGTFSMEFDHYQEVPAGMVEKLMEKEAK, encoded by the coding sequence GTGGCCCGCAAGAAACCCCTGAGCCTGTACCGCAACATCGGCATCATCGCCCACATCGACGCGGGCAAGACCACGACCACCGAGCGCATCCTCTACTACACCGGGCGCAAGCACCAGATCGTCGACGTGCACGACACCAAGGACGGCAAGGGTTCCACCACCACCGACTACATGGAGCAGGAGCGCAAGCGCGGCATCACGATCCAGTCGGCGGCGGTGACCGCCGAGTGGAAGGGCCACCAGATCAACGTGATCGACACGCCCGGACACGTCGACTTCACCATCGAGGTGAACCGCTCGCTGCGCGTGCTCGACGGCGCGGTGGTGGTGTTCGACGGCGTCGCCGGAGTGGAGCCGCAGACCGAGACCAACTGGCGCCTGGCCGACCAGTACAAGGTGCCGCGCATCTGCTACGTCAACAAGATGGACCGCATCGGCGCGAATTTCGCGCATTGCGTGAAGGGCATCCGCGAGCGCCTGGGCGCCAACGCGCTGCTGTGCCAAATCCCCCTGGGCAGCAGCGACGAATTCGTCGGCATGGCCGACCTGGTCGCCGGCGTGGGCTATCTGTGGGCCTCCGACGACAAGGACAGCGTGTGGGAAAGCGTGCCGCTGGAGCAGCTCAAGGCCCGGCTGACGTTCGGCGCCAGCGCCGACACCGCATGGATCGCCGACCTGCCGAAGCTGCGCCAGGACCTGCTGGAAACCGCGCTGGCGCTGGACGACGACGCCTTCGAGCGGCTGCTGAACACCGGCGAGTTCGACCCGGCGGTGCTCAAGCGCTGCATCCGCCAGGGCACCGTCACCGGCGCGCTGGTGCCGGTGCTGTGCGGCTCGTCGTACAAGAACAAGGGCGTGCAGCAGCTGCTGGACGCGGTGGTCGACTACCTGCCCTACCCGGGCGAGAACGGCGGCATCGCGATGGTCGACGAGGACGGCCACGTCGTCGGCGAGCAGGCCGTCACCGACGACGCGCCGGCGCGCGCGCTGGCGTTCAAGGTGATCAACGACCAGTTCGGCACGCTCACCTTCTGCCGCATCTATTCCGGCGTGATCAGGAAGGGCGACACCCTGCTCAACGTCACCCGCGGCAGGAAGGAGCGCATGGGCCGCATCGTCGAGGTGCAGGCCGACGACACCCGGGAGATCGACGAGGTGCGCGCCGGCGACATCTGCGCCTTCGTCTCGATGAAGGACACCGAGACCGGCGACTCGCTGGCCGACCCGGCGCACCCGGCGCTGCTGGAGCGCATGCGCTTCCCCGAGCCGGTGATCAGCGTGTCGGTGGAACCGAAGAACCGCAACGACGTCGACAAGCTGTCCAGCGCGCTCTACAAGATGGTCAAGGCCGACCCGTCGCTGAAGCTCGAAGTGGACCAGGAAACCGGCGAGACCGTGCTCAAGGGCATGGGCGAACTGCACCTGGAGGTGACCATCGATCGCATGCGCACCGAGCTGGGCGTGGAAGCGAACATGGGCAAGCCCCGGGTCAGCTTCCGCGAGGCGTTCGGCAAGACCGTCGAACACACCTACACGCACAAGAAGCAGACCGGCGGCTCCGGCCAGTTCGCCGAAGTGACGATGATCTTCGAGCCGGGCGAGCCGGGCTCGGGCGTGGTGTTCTCCGACGAGGTGGTCGGCGGCCGCGTACCGCGCGAGTACATCCCGGCGGTCGAGCACTCGGTCAAGGCCGAAGCGCAGGAGGGCCAGGTCGCCGGCTACGAGGTGGTCGACTTCAAGGCGCGCCTGATCGACGGCAAGTACCACGACGTCGACTCCTCCGCGCTGGCGTTCGAGATCGCCGCGAGGCAGTGCTTCCGCGAGGCGCAGAAGCTCAGCAAGCCGAAGCTGCTGGAACCGATCATGCACCTGGAAGTGGTGATGGAGGCGGACTACCTCGGCGACGTCATCGGCGACATCAACCGCCGCCGCGGCAGCGTCAGCGACCAGGGCCACAAGGGCAGCTCCGCCTTCGTGCAGGGTTTCGTGCCGCTGGCCGAGATGTTCGGCTACATCAACTTCCTGCGTTCGGCCACCCGCGGCCGCGGCACCTTCAGCATGGAGTTCGACCACTACCAGGAGGTACCGGCCGGCATGGTGGAGAAACTGATGGAGAAGGAGGCGAAATAG